GAAAACATAAATGAATTATTAGATTCATGTGAGAAGGGTGAGGCAAAAGAGGGAGTAATTAAGATATTTAACTTTTTAGAGAAATACGTAATATTTCACTTTGGCACAGAGGAAGATCTTATGATTAAGTATAGGTATCCAAACTACTACCAACACAGGATGCTTCACGATAGGTTTATTATTGATATGAATGGTCTCAAGAGGGAATTTTTGAAAAATGGTATAAGCGATAGCTTTCTTTTATTAATAAAGCATTTTGTTATTGATTGGTTAAAGTATCATATAGGCGGTGAAGATAAGAGGTTGGGGATTTATTTGATGAGATTTCCAGAAATTGTACACAGTTAATTTACGTGATTAGTTATGTTGCTACCTTTAAAAGTTTTATATATTGATTTAACTAAAACTTTTAATGTTCAGATATCTAATTTGGTTGCAAACAACGTTGAGACTCTTGAAACGTGCACAAAATCTCAAGATATTTTCATAAAAATAGGTGAATTTAGACCAGATCTGGTAATATTTAGGTCGAAAAATAATTCAGAAATTCCGATTATTGTAAATAAAATTAAAAAGGATTTTCCTGATATCTTTTTGTTATTGCTTCTTGGAAGAGGAATTAATTTAAAATTTAGCACTAATATTAGCTTTTACTATGTGGATGAAAACTTCAATCAACTAACCTTTTTGGACTTTTTCTTTAACCTTGCCAAAGAAATTAATCAACAGAAGATGATAGTCTCTGATCTAAAATTCTATAAAGAAATCTCTTTTAATATCCAAAATTTTGTTTTTGTCTGTCAATTTGATGAAATTGTTTTTATGAATAAAAATCTCCTAAATTATATTGGTCTTTCAAGTTTAAGTGAATTTAACGAAAAAAATCTCGATATATATGACTTTTTCTATCCTGAGGAAAAAAGTTTATATAAAGGCGAGGGGTTGAAGGAATGGCTTGTAAGTATTAGAAATAGGGGCAATAAGAAAAATGAAAACGTTGTTTTTTTGAAAAATAGCGTTTTGTTAAAAGAATTTTCTATTGAACCCTTTTGGTTGGATTATTCAGAGATAAAAGATGGCGAAATAGTAGTTATTTCTTTGTTCAGAATGTCAAACTTGGATAAATATAGGAACTTTAAAATTATTAAAAGAGTGAGAAACCCTATCACCAACCTGTACGACAAAAAGGTCTTCCTTGAAGAATTAAAGAAGGAAACTCAAAGATCAATAAGATATAAGAGACCTCTTAGTTTAATTTTCTTGTCTAACGACAATTACAATAGCATTTACTCTAAATTTGGCAAAGAAATAGCCCACAGAGTCTTGAGAGAGTTTTGCAACAGGATTAACGATTCGATAAGAAGTCTTGACTTGTTTTGTAGTTATTCGAAAAATAAGTTTACTATACTTTGCCCTGAAACAGATGTCTTTGGTGCACTGTTCGTTGCTAAGAGAATTAGAACTATGATAACATCTGAAACCTTTTCGCATGGGGAAAATCTTGAATGCACCCTTGGCGTAACTCAATATCAACCACAAGAAGATATTGATATATTTGTACAAAGAGCAATAGAAGCGTGGAATAAATCCAAACAAAGCGGCGGAAAGAACATAGAAACAATACTGGTACCAATTAATTACTAAATTGCTCTAAGGCGCTTTATGAACACCTTAGAGCAATATGGGAAAATATTAATAGGGTTCTGAAAAGAGTTCGAAATAAGCTTGTGGGTGTAAGCAGCTTGGACAAGTTTGTGGTGCTTCGATTCCTTCGTGAAGATAGCCGCAATTTCTACATTTCCAAACAGTTTTTACTGTTTTCTTGAAGACTTCATTGTTTTGAACGTTTGTGTAGAGTTTTCTATATCTTCTTTCATGGGCTGCCTCAACTTTGGCTATATTCCTAAATAACGTAGCTATTTCAGGGAAACCTTCCTTTTCTGCAACTTCTGCTGCCTGAGGATATAATACTGTATGTTCTAGGTGTTCTCCTTCTGCTGCGGCTTTGAGGTTCTCTAGTGTAGTGCCTATTACACCAGCTGGGTAAGAAGCTGTAATTTCAACATCGCCGCCCTCAAGGAAGCTAAAAAATCTCTTGGCGTGCTCTTTCTCATTTTCTGCAGTTTCCAAAAAAATTGCAGCAATTTGCTCGTACCCTTCCTTTTTCGCCTGTGAAGCAAAAAAAGTATACCTTGTTCTTGCCTGGGATTCGCCTGCAAACGAAGCAAGAAGATTTTTTTCTGTTTTGGTGCCCTTTACACTCATCTAGTTTACCTCCTAGTCCTGTTTTTTAAAATCAGACTTTGAAGCTCCACATACAGGGCATTGCCAGTCATCAGGTATTTGTTCGAAAGGAGTGTTTGGTGCTATTCCACCATCTGGGTCTCCAACGGCTGGATCGTATACATAACCACAAATTGTGCAAACATATTTATCCATTCTAGTGTCCTCCTATAAATAATATCTATTATTATATTATATTTTTTAGCATTTTTTATCGCTAAAGGTTCTAAATCTTGATAAATAAAACTTATTAGAAAATTAAATTTTAATAATTTTTTATTTAAGCATAATTATGTTCACTTTCCAATATTTTCTGGGAAAGTATGATGAATTGCTATTGGAAGATGAGGATTAAGACCAGAAGTTGGGTTTTCACTTGATTTTGTTTGTGCATTATTTGCTAATTTATAAAATTCTGTTACAGTATTTGTTCCACTTATTACCCATATGTTATTATATTTGTCGATGACTAAAGGACCTGGGAATTTTCCAAGTAAATATACGTGCATTTCTGATTCACTTATTTCTTCTAGGACTCCTTCACCCTCTTTTTTGTTTCCAGAAATCCATATATTGTCTTTATTATCTATTGCTATTCCTGTAGGTTGGATATTCAATTTGTAACTTTGAGGCAAGATTTCACAATTTGCGTTTATGTGTCTTAACATAATGCTATTATCTAAAAGCTTGCCTGTAGTAATCCACGCTGTATTATTAGCTGTAGTAATCTTATTTACGCAACATTGAGAGCATTCTTTTATGTGTCCATTTGGATAAAGTAGTATTAAGGGCCCATAACTTGAAGCAACCCATAGATTGTTGGACTTATCCATTATTATTTGATATGCGCCGTAACTTGCTTGATAGGTTTTTGTTATGTTTCCATTCTCATTAAGTTTAAAAATTTTCCCATCTTTCCAGTCATCTACCCAAACGTTATTTTGCGGATCTATAAAGATGTAATTCAGACCATCTGCTATTTTGTAAGTACCAATTATTTTCCCCTCTTGAGTAAGCTTTATTATACTGTCTTCAACAATAACAAAGACATTGCCATAACTATCTACTGCAATATTTGTTGGGCTACCTTTTAGATTAAAAAGATCTACCTCTCCATCTTGATTAATTTTTGCAATATTTTGACTTTGATAATTTGAAACCCAAATATTTCCAAAATTATCTGTAGCTATTGCATCTGGGGTTTGCCCTACATAAATTGTTCGCTTTTTATTAGTATCCATAGGATTAGCAGATCCTGATTGAGAATAGGGATTTGTTTTATAGACCTGGATTTGACCGGCTGAATTAATTGTAATCTTTGAAATAGCGCTTTGTGAATTACATGTTTGTAACACAGTTTTTGGCAAAATTGTGCTGTTTCCTTTTTCTATTTCTATCCAATGGCTGCTAAAGGCACCACATTGGCCCACAGGATTAGGATTTCCCGTCATTGCACCAACAGTGATGTTATATGTGAAGTCCCTAATTTTGCAAGATAAATTTATAGTTTTTGTTGAGGTTACGAACCCTCTGCTGTCTTTTATTAAAAGCTCATCTGGTCCTCCTAGATTTTTATAACCGGCTTGTTGAAGCGATTCTATGGTGCTAATTTTTTTGTCTTGTTCATTTTGGGTATAGAAATATAAATTTTTAAATTCAAGTTCACCATTTGGATTACATTTGTAAAAAAGATAGGTATTCGAATCATCAGAAATTTTGGAACTATTGGACAAAGTTTTAGAGGGTTTAAAATTGATTACAAAGATTATAGAGATAATAATTACAAAGCTAACTGCAATGATTAATATCTTTGACCAATATTTTTTCATTTTGTTTTTATTCCATAATCCATGTCTGATATGTGCATTGTGGACCCTGAAGGCCGTTGTGTACTAGTAATTTGCCTGGATATTCGTTTTCAGCCCTAAAAACATTAATAAATTCTCCGTTAAGACAGGAGCCAGGAGCGTGAAGTTGACATTGACCTACAAGTTGGGCATCTCTAAAGCCTTCCACTGTTACATTTTGAATGTGTTGAAGAGGTATGTCCTGCCCCTTCCAAGTACAAGTTGCAACTGGTTCATTTATACATCCAAAGCATTCTCCTGTAAGTTGCACACTATTAAAACCATTGGCGGCAATATTTTGAAAAATTTGATATCCTATCAAAGAGTCTTGCAAGAAACAGTTTTGGGCTTGAGCAAGGTTATAGCTAAAAAGTGTGAAAACTAAAATTATTAATGAAGATATTAACGTGCGTCTCATTGTCCTCCTCCTTCAATAGTTTTTCTTTCACATAAATAACTTTTAATAGCTTATGTTTTTTATAACGTTAACTAACTTATTATCGCCCCCTTTCTTTGCATATTTAATGAATACTAAAAAATCTCTAACTTTGAAAAACAATTTGAAATCCGTAGTTGGTATACCGAAGAATATTTATTTTTTATTGAATCTTTAGACTAAAAGTGGGTTTGAGAGTGGAAGAGTTTAGTAAATGTGTGGTAAGGAAATAAAATATTTAATTAAATTCTATCATTTTTTTAAATTTTGTTTAGATATAAATTAATTTATCTTGATAAGTAAAATTTATTATTTGATAAAGATTATCTTTTTCTTTATAATTAATTCTTAATTCTCTTGACCTTATCTTATATAATAATAAATTTATATGAACAATAGAATATTAGAATTTGATGTAATTATTTGTGGTGCAGGGCCTGCTGGATCTACAGCGGCCTTTTTGTTGGCAAAAAAAGGTTTAAGAGTAGCATTGATTGATAAAGAAGTTTTTCCTAGAGATAAGCTTTGCGGGGGATTATTAACAAAAAAATCTTATAACTTAATTGATTCAATATTTGGAATTAATTTTTTACGACAAGAAACTGAATTTTTTTCCAATAGATTCGAGGTTTATTATGGGAGAACAAAAATAATATCATCATTTTCAAAAAAGTTATTTCTCTATGTCGATAGAAAAAAATTTGATTTTGCAATTTTAAAGAAGGCAATAGAATCTGGAGCTTATTTTTTTGAAAAAACTAAGGTTGTAGATATAGATGTAAACAATTTGTTGGTATTTACAAATAACAATACTTTTAAGGGGAGATATATTGTTGCTGCTGACGGTGTGAATAGCATTATAAGAAGCTCTTTGGTAAAAAATGAAATTATAGATATCCGTGAGTATAAAGATAATTTGACTCTTGCTATGGAATTTTATGATTATAAATTTACAACTGATCGGGCTTCTTTATATTTTGGATTTACAAAATTTGGCTATGGATGGATTTTTCCTAATAAAGAAAGAACTATTGTTGGAATGGGAGCGCTAATAAGCAAAAACAATGGTTTGATAAAAAAGCAGTTCAATAATTTTTTAAACTCAATTGGATATAAAGAGCCAACAAAAGTTTTTTCTCATCTAATACCTACAGGTTGGATTCCGAATAGAGTTGGTTTCAATAATATTTTGTTAGTAGGTGATGCGGGTGGTTTTGTAGATCCTATAACAGGTGAGGGCATATATTATGCTGTTAGAACTGGCCAAGTGGCAACTGATGCAATTTTAATTTCTGAGAAAAATAAGCTTTTTGCTGAAATTAACTATGAACGGTTTTTAGATAAGATGCTTAAAGATTTGAGGAATAGAAAAAGGTATAGAAACATTGTTTTTGGCACAAAGTTTAGGCTTTTTATAAAAATCTTTCTTTTAGTTCAGTTGATCGTGTTTAGAGACAAAATACTTGATTTTATTCACGAGCCCTCTTAAGAAACTGGTTAGGATCATCAATTTTGAAGACAATTAAGAAAAGTATTACTACCAAAATTGCAAGGGTTAATATTAGGCTTACTGTAAATGATCCAAAACCAAGTCCACCAAATCTTATAGGTTTATCGGCCCAATCAGCAAATGAGGCTCCAAGAGGTCTGGTCATTATATATGCAATCCAAAATGCAGCTATTTCATTAAAATCAAACATGAAATATGCAATTATTGGAATGGAGAACATTACTGTAAAAAGCAACCCTGATTCAAAATATCCAAGATTGAGAGTAAAGGCAGTCATATCTCCGGCTGCTGTTCCAAGGGCAAATGTTATAACAATGGTCGCCCAATAAAATGCTTCTCGTCGTGAGGTATATATGCTGTGTATAGAAAGAGTTTTTTCTTTGGATTTCCAGGCTGCTAAAGTTAGAATTAGTGTTATGAGAAAAAATAGAGTAGAAAAACTGTATGGGACACCCAAAACTACATGTATTACGTCGGCTATTTGAGTTCCAAATATGCTAACCATTATTACTGCGAACCAATAGTAATGCGCATAATATCTATTGCTTTTCATTTGTAGCCATATTGAACCAACGAAGATTAAACTGCATGCAATTACTGCTAAATATGGATTTGTATGAAAAACCAAATAATCTGAAGTGGCTTCTCCCATAGCAGTAGAGAGAAGTTTTGCAACCCAAAAGTAAATTGTTATTTTTGGTACTTTCAAGAGGTTGCTTTCATTAAAAAATATATTTTTTAGATCTTTTTCCATTTGTCAGCAAAAAACTTTAAAAGAGTTTGAATTTATTTTTATGACTTAATGATAGCTAAAAAAAATTAGGATAAATTTAAGGTTTTTTTAGAATATTATTATACTTTACTTTGAGTTAACTCCAAGTGATATATTTTTTCTTAAAATATTTAGAATGAATTATGAAATAAATCTTAACGCAAAAAAGGAGGTTTGATTATGTACAATTTTGTATTTCAGAACACAACAAAAGTTTACTTTGGACCAAATCAGCTTTCTCACTTAGGCGAGGAGTTAAAACAATTTGGTAAAAGAGTGCTTCTTACATATGGAGGAGGTACGATTAAGAAGATTGGCCTTTATGATAAGGTTATGGATGAGCTAAAAAAGGCTGATCTTACAGTGTTTGAGTTGTCTGGTATTGAGCCAAACCCCAGACATACAACTGTCAACAAAGGCAGAGATATATGCAAAAAGGAAAAGATTGATGTACTGCTTGCTGTTGGTGGTGGTTCTACAATAGACTGCACTAAGTTAATTGCAGCTGCAACTTTTTATGATGGAGATAGTTGGGATCTTGTAACCCACAAAGCGCCAGTTACAAAAGCTTTGCCAGTATGTACAATATTAACCCTAGCTGCTACAGGGTCTGAAATGAATTCGGGAGCTGTTATTAGTAATATACAAACCAATGAGAAATATGGCCTTATTCATCCATTGCTTCAACCAAAGGTTTCTTTTCTTGACCCTACAAATACGTATTCTGTAAGCGCATACCAAACTGCTTGCGGTAGTGCTGATATTTTGTCTCATGTTTTTGATGTGTTTTATTTTAATAAAGCAGAAAAGATGGATATGGTAGAGCGAGTTATGGAAGACGTTATAAAAACTGTTATTAAATATGCTCCAATTGCAATAAAAGAGCCTACTAACTATCAGGCAAGAGCAAACCTAATGTGGGCATCAAGTTGGGCTTTGAATGGATTTTTGCAAACAGGCGGCGAATTTCATGCTCCCTGTCATGCAATGGAACATGAACTTTCTGCTTTTTATGACATTACTCATGGCTTGGGTCTTGCTATACTTACACCTCGTTGGATGGAATATATCCTTGATGAGTCAAATGTCTCACAATTTAAAAAATTTGGAATTAATGTCTTTGGAATCGATCCTAAACTGCCCGATATGGAAATTGCAAGAAAAGCAATATCATCATTGAGCGACTTTTTGTTTAATAAATTAGGTCTTAAAAGCACTCTTAGTGAAGTTGGCATCGATGATAAGAATTTCAAAATTATGGCACATAAAGCCTGTAGGGGTGGGGTTTTGAGCGGATATAAACCATTGACTGAAGAAGACGTTGAAAAAATATACAGGATGTGCTTGTAGGACCATACAAAGCCCCGTCTCTGGTATTTAGAGGCGGGGCAGCGTTTAGAAAAAATTAATAATTTAATACTGAATTAGCTTCTAATATTTCTTTGATAGCCTTTCCTGCCTTTGTTAGTTCGCAGCCATCAACTATCATTTCTTTAGTAATTCCTCTTTCTTCACAACATGGAATGCAAAGGAATATCTTTCCTCCATTTGAAAGAAAATTCTCAACATGCTTTTTTATAGGATCGTGTCCGGGAGCTTTTATGTGTTCGTAAACACCTTTCGTTACTGTATATACGCCGCTTGCCTGCAAACAAACTATTACCTCAGCGTCCATTGCAAGGGCTGCGTTAGCCATTACGTATGCAAGAGTTGCCTTTTCTGGATCTTCAGGCCCACTTGTTGACATGACTACAACTTTTTCGTTCATTTTGATCGTCCTCCTTAAAATTCTTCTTTGTTTGTGACGTAAAGATTAATAATTTAATGTGGTTTTTGCTTCTAATATAGCTTTCATTGCTTTGCCAGATTTGGCCATCTCACAGCCTTCAAGTATCTGATCTTGAGAAATGTCTCTTTCCTGGCAGCAAGGTATGCAAACGTAAAATTTTCCTCCATTTGAAAGAAAATTCTCAACATGCTTTTTTATAGGATCGTGTCCGGGAGCTTTTATGTGTTCGTAAACACCTTTTGTTACCGTGTAGACTCCATTTGATTGGAGAACCATTAATACCTCAGCGTCCATTGCAAGGGCTGCGTTAGCCATTACGTATGCAAGAGTTGCCTTTTCTGGGTTTTCTGGTCCAGAAGATAAGGTAATTACAAGTTTTTCACTCATTTCTACCTCCGATTAAATTTTTTTGAGTTGATAATTAATAAAACATTACTAAGTCTGACTCTGAGATGTCTAACATTGCTCTTCCTGCTCCAACTATTTGTGCATTACTAACAAGGTCTTTTTCAGTTATGTTTCTGGCTTTGCTTGCACAAACACA
Above is a genomic segment from Thermodesulfobium narugense DSM 14796 containing:
- a CDS encoding DsrE family protein, with amino-acid sequence MNEKVVVMSTSGPEDPEKATLAYVMANAALAMDAEVIVCLQASGVYTVTKGVYEHIKAPGHDPIKKHVENFLSNGGKIFLCIPCCEERGITKEMIVDGCELTKAGKAIKEILEANSVLNY
- a CDS encoding bacteriohemerythrin; this encodes MKAIKKFRYRFMGELNDRGVLMDDENMRVEWTPDFETGIEIIDAQHKKLFENINELLDSCEKGEAKEGVIKIFNFLEKYVIFHFGTEEDLMIKYRYPNYYQHRMLHDRFIIDMNGLKREFLKNGISDSFLLLIKHFVIDWLKYHIGGEDKRLGIYLMRFPEIVHS
- a CDS encoding diguanylate cyclase, yielding MLPLKVLYIDLTKTFNVQISNLVANNVETLETCTKSQDIFIKIGEFRPDLVIFRSKNNSEIPIIVNKIKKDFPDIFLLLLLGRGINLKFSTNISFYYVDENFNQLTFLDFFFNLAKEINQQKMIVSDLKFYKEISFNIQNFVFVCQFDEIVFMNKNLLNYIGLSSLSEFNEKNLDIYDFFYPEEKSLYKGEGLKEWLVSIRNRGNKKNENVVFLKNSVLLKEFSIEPFWLDYSEIKDGEIVVISLFRMSNLDKYRNFKIIKRVRNPITNLYDKKVFLEELKKETQRSIRYKRPLSLIFLSNDNYNSIYSKFGKEIAHRVLREFCNRINDSIRSLDLFCSYSKNKFTILCPETDVFGALFVAKRIRTMITSETFSHGENLECTLGVTQYQPQEDIDIFVQRAIEAWNKSKQSGGKNIETILVPINY
- a CDS encoding DsrE family protein; the protein is MSEKLVITLSSGPENPEKATLAYVMANAALAMDAEVLMVLQSNGVYTVTKGVYEHIKAPGHDPIKKHVENFLSNGGKFYVCIPCCQERDISQDQILEGCEMAKSGKAMKAILEAKTTLNY
- a CDS encoding Vgb family protein yields the protein MKKYWSKILIIAVSFVIIISIIFVINFKPSKTLSNSSKISDDSNTYLFYKCNPNGELEFKNLYFYTQNEQDKKISTIESLQQAGYKNLGGPDELLIKDSRGFVTSTKTINLSCKIRDFTYNITVGAMTGNPNPVGQCGAFSSHWIEIEKGNSTILPKTVLQTCNSQSAISKITINSAGQIQVYKTNPYSQSGSANPMDTNKKRTIYVGQTPDAIATDNFGNIWVSNYQSQNIAKINQDGEVDLFNLKGSPTNIAVDSYGNVFVIVEDSIIKLTQEGKIIGTYKIADGLNYIFIDPQNNVWVDDWKDGKIFKLNENGNITKTYQASYGAYQIIMDKSNNLWVASSYGPLILLYPNGHIKECSQCCVNKITTANNTAWITTGKLLDNSIMLRHINANCEILPQSYKLNIQPTGIAIDNKDNIWISGNKKEGEGVLEEISESEMHVYLLGKFPGPLVIDKYNNIWVISGTNTVTEFYKLANNAQTKSSENPTSGLNPHLPIAIHHTFPENIGK
- a CDS encoding geranylgeranyl reductase family protein, yielding MNNRILEFDVIICGAGPAGSTAAFLLAKKGLRVALIDKEVFPRDKLCGGLLTKKSYNLIDSIFGINFLRQETEFFSNRFEVYYGRTKIISSFSKKLFLYVDRKKFDFAILKKAIESGAYFFEKTKVVDIDVNNLLVFTNNNTFKGRYIVAADGVNSIIRSSLVKNEIIDIREYKDNLTLAMEFYDYKFTTDRASLYFGFTKFGYGWIFPNKERTIVGMGALISKNNGLIKKQFNNFLNSIGYKEPTKVFSHLIPTGWIPNRVGFNNILLVGDAGGFVDPITGEGIYYAVRTGQVATDAILISEKNKLFAEINYERFLDKMLKDLRNRKRYRNIVFGTKFRLFIKIFLLVQLIVFRDKILDFIHEPS
- a CDS encoding COG4705 family protein, encoding MEKDLKNIFFNESNLLKVPKITIYFWVAKLLSTAMGEATSDYLVFHTNPYLAVIACSLIFVGSIWLQMKSNRYYAHYYWFAVIMVSIFGTQIADVIHVVLGVPYSFSTLFFLITLILTLAAWKSKEKTLSIHSIYTSRREAFYWATIVITFALGTAAGDMTAFTLNLGYFESGLLFTVMFSIPIIAYFMFDFNEIAAFWIAYIMTRPLGASFADWADKPIRFGGLGFGSFTVSLILTLAILVVILFLIVFKIDDPNQFLKRARE
- the rbr gene encoding rubrerythrin, whose translation is MSVKGTKTEKNLLASFAGESQARTRYTFFASQAKKEGYEQIAAIFLETAENEKEHAKRFFSFLEGGDVEITASYPAGVIGTTLENLKAAAEGEHLEHTVLYPQAAEVAEKEGFPEIATLFRNIAKVEAAHERRYRKLYTNVQNNEVFKKTVKTVWKCRNCGYLHEGIEAPQTCPSCLHPQAYFELFSEPY
- a CDS encoding iron-containing alcohol dehydrogenase, producing MYNFVFQNTTKVYFGPNQLSHLGEELKQFGKRVLLTYGGGTIKKIGLYDKVMDELKKADLTVFELSGIEPNPRHTTVNKGRDICKKEKIDVLLAVGGGSTIDCTKLIAAATFYDGDSWDLVTHKAPVTKALPVCTILTLAATGSEMNSGAVISNIQTNEKYGLIHPLLQPKVSFLDPTNTYSVSAYQTACGSADILSHVFDVFYFNKAEKMDMVERVMEDVIKTVIKYAPIAIKEPTNYQARANLMWASSWALNGFLQTGGEFHAPCHAMEHELSAFYDITHGLGLAILTPRWMEYILDESNVSQFKKFGINVFGIDPKLPDMEIARKAISSLSDFLFNKLGLKSTLSEVGIDDKNFKIMAHKACRGGVLSGYKPLTEEDVEKIYRMCL
- the rd gene encoding rubredoxin, which produces MDKYVCTICGYVYDPAVGDPDGGIAPNTPFEQIPDDWQCPVCGASKSDFKKQD